In Mycolicibacterium nivoides, the DNA window TCGGCGGCCAGCGCCAGCGTCACGGGCAGTAGCGCGCCGCTCGCGGTGCCCTGCACCACGCGGCCGATGACCAGCATGGTCAGGTCGCTCGACAGTGCGGTGATCACCGAGCCGATGGCGAAACCGGCCAAGCCGACCTGGATCAGCATCTTGCGCCCGAACCGGTCCGAGGCCCGCCCCAGCAGCGGCATCGCCGCGATGTAGCCCAGCAGGTAACCCGTGATGATTGGCGTGACCTGCTGGATCTTGTTGATCGCGATACCGACGTCGGACATGATGTCGGTCATGATCGTGACCACGACATAGGTGTCGAGGGCACCGAGCAGCACGGCAAGACTGCCCGCGCTGATCGCGATATGGCGGTTGCGGCCGGACCTCACCGACTCCGCGGTCGACATCAGGAAGCGGGCTTGGTGACGGTGACCTGCTTGCCCCAGTCAGACAGGGTCATGGTGACGCTGTTTCCGGGCGTGGGTTCGAGCTTGGCCTGCAGCAGGGTGTGGTTCCCGTCCTCGGTGATCCAGGCAGTTCCCGGGACCGGGCCTTCGGCCTTGAGCTGCGGGGCGATCTTGTTGACCGCGTCGGCGCTGACGGTGCCGGTCACTCGGACCGCCTCGGTGCCGCCGATGGATTCACGGCCGTCGGCCTTGGGGTCACTGAAGTTCGCCAGCACGTTGGCCAGGCCGTTGTCGGGGTTCAGGATCGCCGAGATGTCGTAGATGTTCGTGGCGGGCCCGTAGTTGGACAGCGGATCGCCCGGGGTCAGCGCCGCGTACAGATCGCCGCCGGCCACCACGAACTTCGCGTCGGCCAGCTTCTGGCCCGCGAACAGCAGGTCGGCGGTGCCCTCGGCAGCCACCTCGGGGGTGTTGGTCAGGTCACCGTCGAGCTTCTCCACCGGAAGTCCCTTGATGGTGCCCTGCACGGTAAGCAGCAGATGCACGCTCTGCTGTGCCTTGGTGCTGGCCGAGGACTCCTGCAGTAACTGGGCCGCGTCGGGCAGCGGGGCGTTCGACTTCTCCGAGGACGAAGACGACGAGCAGCCGGCCACGAGGGCGGCCGCTGCGAAGAGAATTGCGAGTAAGGACTGGACTGCGAAGCGTGGGCGCGTCTGCATTACTGCATCGTAGAGGCTCGCGGCAGCCGGGCGTTTTCTCCAACTCGTACTCGGGCCGAATAGTCTGGTCGGCGTGTTCACCGGAATCGTTGAAGAGCTGGGTGTCCTGGTCGACAAGGCGGAGCTGACGGATGCCGCCCGATTCACCATCCGCGGCCCCGTGGTCACCGCCGACGCCGGTCACGGCGACTCGATCGCCGTGAACGGGGTCTGTCTGACCGTGGTGGACGTACTGCCCGACGGAGCGTTCACCGCCGACGTCATGGGGGAGACGCTGAACCGGTCGAGCCTGGGTGGGGTCGGGGTGGGCAGCCAGGTCAACCTGGAGCGGGCCGCCGCGGTCAATAGTCGCCTCGGCGGCCACATCGTGCAGGGCCACGTGGACGGCACCGGAACTGTGATCTCCCGCACGCCTTTCGATCACTGGGAAGTGGTCCGCATCGGTCTTCCCGCCACGCTGTCGCGCTATGTCGTAGAGAAGGGTTCGATCACCGTTGACGGGGTGTCGTTGACGGTGTCCGCGGTGGGTGACGACTGGTTCGAGGTGTCGCTCATCCCCACCACGCGTGAGCTCACCACGCTGGGTCAGGCGGGCGTCGGGACGACGGTCAATCTCGAGGTGGACATCATCGCCAAATACGTGGAACGGCTCATGGCCGGTCCCGGTGAGTAAGAGCTGGCAATAACCGCTGGATTTCGGTGGTTCATACTGGAGTCGGCGATTGGTCCCGCATTGGGGACCTGTCATTAGAACAGGCAAGGTGGCGCAGATGACCAGGCTCGATTCCGTCGAGAGGGCGATAGCCGATATCGCGGCGGGCAAAGCCGTGGTGGTGATCGACGACGAGGATCGCGAGAACGAGGGCGATCTCATCTTCGCTGCCGAGAAGGCCACCCCCGAACTCGTGGCGTTCATGGTGCGCTACACCTCCGGCTACCTGTGTGTGCCGCTGGACGGCGAGATCTGCGACCGGCTGGGCCTGCTGCCGATGTATGCGGTCAACCAGGACAAGCACGGCACTGCCTACACCGTCACGGTGGACGCGAAAAAAGATGTGGGAACCGGTATTTCGGCTTCCGACCGGGCAACGACCATGCGTACGCTTGCCGATCCGTCCGCCGTCGCCGACGACTTCACCAAGCCCGGCCACGTGGTTCCGCTGCGGGCCAAGGACGGTGGCGTGCTGCGCCGTCCCGGACACACCGAGGCCGCCGTGGACCTGGCCCGTCTGGCCGGGCTGCAGCCCGCCGGCGCGATCTGCGAGATCGTCAGCCAGAAGGACGAAGGCGACATGGCGCGCACCGATGAGCTGCGTGTCTTCGCCGACGATCACGACCTGGCGCTGATCTCGATCGCCGACCTGATCGAGTGGCGCCGTAAGCACGAGAAGCACATCGAGCGCATCGCTGAGGCTCGGATCCCGACCCGGCACGGCGAGTTCGTGGCAGTCGGTTACAAGAGCATCTACGAGGACGTCGAGCATGTCGCGCTGGTTCGCGGCGATATCTCCGGCCCGGCCAGTGACGGTCACGACGTCCTGGTCCGGGTCCACTCGGAATGCCTGACCGGTGACGTGTTCGGCTCCCGGCGTTGTGACTGCGGTCCGCAGTTGGACGCCGCGATGGCCATGGTGGCCCGTGAAGGACGCGGCGTGGTGCTCTACATGCGCGGGCATGAGGGCCGCGGCATCGGTCTGATGCACAAGCTGCAGGCGTATCAGTTGCAGGACGCCGGCGAGGACACCGTCGACGCGAATCTGAAACTCGGTCTGCCTGCCGACGCACGCGACTACGGCATCGGCGCCCAGATTCTGGTCGACCTGGGTATCCGATCGATGCGGCTGCTGACCAACAACCCGGCCAAGCGGGTGGGCCTGGACGGCTACGGGCTGCACATCATCGAGCGGGTACCGCTGCCGGTGCGGGCGAATTCGGAGAACATCCGCTATCTGATGACCAAGCGGGACCGCATGGGCCACGACCTCGTCGGCCTCGAAGACTACGACGAAGCGGTGAGCATGGACGACTACGACGAGGCGGTGTACCTGCTCGGTGACCGCCGGCCGCCCAGCGCCACCGATTCGGGTTCGACCCTGTGAGCGGCCACGGAGTCCCTGATCTTCCCCAGGTGGACGCATCGAATGTGAAGTTGGCGATCGTGGCCAGCACCTGGCACACCCAGATCTGTGATGCGCTGCTGGCCGGCGCGCGCAAGGTCGCCGACGACGCCGGCATAGCCGAGCCGACGGTGGTGCGCGTGCTCGGGGCCATCGAAATCCCCGTGGTGGCACAGGCATTGGCGGCTACCCATGACGCAGTGGTGGCGTTGGGTGTGGTGATCCGAGGCCAGACCCCGCATTTCGACTACGTGTGTGACGCGGTGACGCAGGGTTTGACCCGGGTGTCGCTCGATGCGTCCACTCCGGTCGCCAACGGTGTGCTCACCACAGAGAACGAGGCCCAGGCACTCGATCGTGCCGGTCTCCCGGGTTCCACCGAGGACAAGGGCGCCCAAGCGGCGGCAGCGGCCCTGACCACCGCGCTGACCCTGCGGGAACTGCGCGCCAAGGCGTGACCGAGAGATGACTGCAGAAACCTGGGACATAGATATCCGGCCTTACCGGACACCGTATTTCGCCTACGGCGCGGCGCTGATCATCTTCCTGGCGCACGTTGCGGTCGGCGTGCTGCTGAAGGTCGGGTCCACCGGCGTGGTCTTCCAGACCTCCGATCAGGTGGCGATCGCCTTGCTGGGAGCCATCATCGGCTGCGTGGTGCTGTTGTTCGCGCGGCCGCGGCTGCGGGTCGGCCCGTCGGGCGTGGCCGTCCGGAATCTGATCGGTTTCAAGGTGATTCCCTGGTCCGAGGCTCTCAGTGTGTCGTTCCCGGTCGGAGCCCGCTGGGCTCGGTTGAACCTGCCCGACGACGAGTACATCCCGCTGATGGCGATCCAGGCGATCGACAAGGACCGCGCGGTCAAGGCGATGGACGAGGTCCGGGACCTGATCGACCGCTACCGCTCAAATCTCGTCTGACACCGCAGGATCAGCCGGCATCGCCCAGCACCAGGCCCTCCCGCCGCGGATCGGCCCCGCCGATCCAGCCCGACGGGGTTCGCACCAGGGCTGAGAGCCCACTGGACTGATCCGCCAGCGACACCTGATGCCCGAGCGCCCGCAGGCCCTCGACCAGTTGATCACGGTCTCCATTGGCGACCGTGTCGACCAACGGGTGCTCACCTCCGACATTGGTCACCGGGGTATTGGCCGCGCCGAAGTCGATCATCGACACCGCCTGCTGTGGATCCAGGTTCCAATCCATGATTCCGACAAGGGTTTTCACGACGAACTGGATGATCACCGAGCCGCCGGGGGAGCCGACGACCGCGTACAGGGGGCCCCGTTGCGGCCCCGTCTTGTCGAACACCAGCGTCGGCGCCATCGTGCTGCGGGGGCGCTTGCCGGGCTCAACCCGGTTGGGTACGGGATGGCCTTCGGTACTGGTCGGCTCGGCGGAGAAGTCGGTGAGCTGGTTGTTGAGCAGGAAGCCGTCGACCATGTGGAACGAACCGAAGGCGGACTCGATCGTGGTGGTCAGTGACGCCGCATTGCCGTGGCTGTCGATCACGCTGATCTGGCTGGTGCCGTGCTCGGGCGGCGGCGGGATGGTCATCGGTGGGGCGAAGTCCCCGGGCGCGGCTGTGCCCATCGTGTGGTTGCGCGAGATCAGGGCGGCGCGGCCGGTCAGGTAGGCGCCGCCCAGCAGTGTCTCGGGTGATCCGCCGGGCAGCGGGACGAAATCGGTGTCGGCGACGTAGCGATCACGGTCGGCGTAGGCGAGGCGTTCGGCCTCCGAGATCAGGTGCACCCCGGTCACCGACGGGTGCCCGCCGTTGAGGTCGACGCGGACCGGCTTGTAATCGCTCATCGGGAAGTGCTCGAGCATGCCGAGGGTGGCGGCCACCGCGATGCCGCCTGACGACGGCGGTGGCATACCGCAGACCTCGCGACCACGGTAGGTGGTGCACACGGGGTCGCGGTGTTTGACGGTGTAGGCGGCGAGATCCTGTTCGGTCATGAGGCTCGGCGTGCGGCCGCCGCTGGTATCGGCCGCGGCCGCAACGACAGCGCGGGCGATGTCGCCCGTGTAGAAGGCCTGAGCACCCTCGGATGCGATGGCGCCCAAGGTTTTCGCATAGGCGGGGTTGGTCATGCGGGTGCCCACCGGCTTGGGACTGCCGTCGGGGTTGAGGAAGTAGCCGGCGGCGGCGGGATCCAACCGAAGCTGGGCGTCGGCATCGTCGATGGCCGCAGCGAGGCGCGGGCTGACGTCGAACCCCTTGTCGGCCAGCGACACGGCCGGGTCGAAGAGATCGCGCCAGGCCTTCTTGCCGAACTGGTGGTGCACGTCGTCGAGCAGTCGCACGATCCCCGGCACCCCGATCGAGCGGCCCGATGCCCGGGCGTCGGGTTTGGGGATGGTGCGGTCGGTCTCCGACACCCAGCGCAGGTAGTTCTCCGTCGCGGCAGCTGGGGCGGTCTCACGTCCGTCATAGGCGCGCACCGCGTTGCCTGCCGCGTCGTAGTACAGCAGGAAGCCGCCGCCGCCGATCCCGGAGGACTGGGGTTCGACGA includes these proteins:
- a CDS encoding LppX_LprAFG lipoprotein, whose translation is MQTRPRFAVQSLLAILFAAAALVAGCSSSSSSEKSNAPLPDAAQLLQESSASTKAQQSVHLLLTVQGTIKGLPVEKLDGDLTNTPEVAAEGTADLLFAGQKLADAKFVVAGGDLYAALTPGDPLSNYGPATNIYDISAILNPDNGLANVLANFSDPKADGRESIGGTEAVRVTGTVSADAVNKIAPQLKAEGPVPGTAWITEDGNHTLLQAKLEPTPGNSVTMTLSDWGKQVTVTKPAS
- a CDS encoding riboflavin synthase; protein product: MFTGIVEELGVLVDKAELTDAARFTIRGPVVTADAGHGDSIAVNGVCLTVVDVLPDGAFTADVMGETLNRSSLGGVGVGSQVNLERAAAVNSRLGGHIVQGHVDGTGTVISRTPFDHWEVVRIGLPATLSRYVVEKGSITVDGVSLTVSAVGDDWFEVSLIPTTRELTTLGQAGVGTTVNLEVDIIAKYVERLMAGPGE
- a CDS encoding bifunctional 3,4-dihydroxy-2-butanone-4-phosphate synthase/GTP cyclohydrolase II encodes the protein MTRLDSVERAIADIAAGKAVVVIDDEDRENEGDLIFAAEKATPELVAFMVRYTSGYLCVPLDGEICDRLGLLPMYAVNQDKHGTAYTVTVDAKKDVGTGISASDRATTMRTLADPSAVADDFTKPGHVVPLRAKDGGVLRRPGHTEAAVDLARLAGLQPAGAICEIVSQKDEGDMARTDELRVFADDHDLALISIADLIEWRRKHEKHIERIAEARIPTRHGEFVAVGYKSIYEDVEHVALVRGDISGPASDGHDVLVRVHSECLTGDVFGSRRCDCGPQLDAAMAMVAREGRGVVLYMRGHEGRGIGLMHKLQAYQLQDAGEDTVDANLKLGLPADARDYGIGAQILVDLGIRSMRLLTNNPAKRVGLDGYGLHIIERVPLPVRANSENIRYLMTKRDRMGHDLVGLEDYDEAVSMDDYDEAVYLLGDRRPPSATDSGSTL
- the ribH gene encoding 6,7-dimethyl-8-ribityllumazine synthase yields the protein MSGHGVPDLPQVDASNVKLAIVASTWHTQICDALLAGARKVADDAGIAEPTVVRVLGAIEIPVVAQALAATHDAVVALGVVIRGQTPHFDYVCDAVTQGLTRVSLDASTPVANGVLTTENEAQALDRAGLPGSTEDKGAQAAAAALTTALTLRELRAKA
- a CDS encoding PH domain-containing protein, with the protein product MTAETWDIDIRPYRTPYFAYGAALIIFLAHVAVGVLLKVGSTGVVFQTSDQVAIALLGAIIGCVVLLFARPRLRVGPSGVAVRNLIGFKVIPWSEALSVSFPVGARWARLNLPDDEYIPLMAIQAIDKDRAVKAMDEVRDLIDRYRSNLV
- the ggt gene encoding gamma-glutamyltransferase, encoding MRLLASTRSVIALLSVLAVILAGCSDGSRRPARTEAGPCQIVSNGTPSPKPPQAPPPPTPAQPSAPPTPAQPSAPPTTRDLATNPEIGTGYRSDMTAVRTATYAVATANPLATEAACKVLRDGGTAADALVTAQAVLGLVEPQSSGIGGGGFLLYYDAAGNAVRAYDGRETAPAAATENYLRWVSETDRTIPKPDARASGRSIGVPGIVRLLDDVHHQFGKKAWRDLFDPAVSLADKGFDVSPRLAAAIDDADAQLRLDPAAAGYFLNPDGSPKPVGTRMTNPAYAKTLGAIASEGAQAFYTGDIARAVVAAAADTSGGRTPSLMTEQDLAAYTVKHRDPVCTTYRGREVCGMPPPSSGGIAVAATLGMLEHFPMSDYKPVRVDLNGGHPSVTGVHLISEAERLAYADRDRYVADTDFVPLPGGSPETLLGGAYLTGRAALISRNHTMGTAAPGDFAPPMTIPPPPEHGTSQISVIDSHGNAASLTTTIESAFGSFHMVDGFLLNNQLTDFSAEPTSTEGHPVPNRVEPGKRPRSTMAPTLVFDKTGPQRGPLYAVVGSPGGSVIIQFVVKTLVGIMDWNLDPQQAVSMIDFGAANTPVTNVGGEHPLVDTVANGDRDQLVEGLRALGHQVSLADQSSGLSALVRTPSGWIGGADPRREGLVLGDAG